Proteins encoded in a region of the Streptomyces sp. NBC_01298 genome:
- a CDS encoding small ribosomal subunit Rsm22 family protein has protein sequence MNDTATTTAETLRSALAGLLEGLPQKQATAAVERLIANYRGQIPTNTPVLRNRSDVAAYAAYRMPATFEAVRSALDGLAEAAPGWSPASHVDVGGGTGAAAWAADSVWGGPRETAVLDWADPALVLGKELAAASSSATLRAAEWRQSVIGAGMALPAADLVTVSYVLGELTPEARSEVVAEAARAGQAVVVVEPGTPEGYLRIREARDRLIEAGFRVAAPCPHDGTCPIQVGKDWCHFSARVSRSSLHRQVKGGSLSYEDEKFSYVAATRFPVEPAAARITRRPQLRKGLVLLELCGPEAEGQTKVNVTKRHGDLYKAARDADWGQEWPPPQGA, from the coding sequence GTGAACGACACCGCCACCACCACCGCCGAAACCCTGCGCAGCGCCCTCGCCGGGCTGCTCGAAGGCCTCCCGCAGAAGCAGGCCACGGCCGCCGTGGAACGGCTGATCGCCAATTACCGCGGCCAGATCCCGACCAACACCCCGGTCCTGCGCAACCGCTCCGACGTGGCCGCGTACGCGGCGTACCGGATGCCCGCCACCTTCGAGGCCGTACGGTCCGCCCTGGACGGGCTCGCCGAGGCGGCCCCGGGCTGGTCCCCGGCCTCGCACGTGGACGTGGGCGGCGGCACGGGAGCCGCGGCCTGGGCGGCGGACTCCGTCTGGGGCGGGCCGCGCGAGACGGCCGTACTGGACTGGGCGGACCCGGCCCTGGTGCTCGGCAAGGAGCTGGCCGCGGCCTCCTCCTCCGCCACCCTGCGGGCCGCCGAGTGGCGCCAGAGCGTCATCGGGGCGGGGATGGCCCTCCCCGCGGCGGACCTGGTGACGGTCTCCTACGTCCTGGGCGAACTGACCCCCGAGGCCCGCAGCGAGGTCGTCGCCGAGGCGGCGCGCGCCGGTCAGGCCGTGGTGGTGGTCGAGCCGGGCACGCCGGAGGGGTACCTGCGCATCCGCGAGGCCCGCGACCGGCTGATCGAGGCCGGGTTCCGGGTCGCCGCCCCGTGCCCGCACGACGGGACCTGCCCGATCCAGGTCGGCAAGGACTGGTGCCACTTCTCGGCGCGGGTCAGCCGCTCCTCCCTGCACCGTCAGGTCAAGGGCGGCTCCCTGTCCTACGAGGACGAGAAGTTCAGCTACGTGGCCGCCACCCGCTTCCCGGTGGAGCCGGCCGCGGCCCGGATCACGCGCCGGCCGCAGCTCCGCAAGGGGCTGGTCCTGCTGGAGCTGTGCGGACCCGAGGCCGAGGGGCAGACCAAGGTCAACGTGACCAAGCGCCACGGGGACCTGTACAAGGCCGCCCGGGACGCCGACTGGGGCCAGGAGTGGCCGCCCCCGCAGGGGGCCTGA
- a CDS encoding Bcr/CflA family multidrug efflux MFS transporter: MPERGHATAPSKDSSPAIPSPLTTAPPLTAARRTGLLVTFVLGGLTALPPLSMDMYLPALPTVTTALNSPAATVQLTLTACLAGMALGQLVIGPMSDKWGRRRPLLIGMVVYVLATAICAFAPTVELLIAFRLLQGLAGAAAIVIARAVVRDLYDGVEMARFFSTLMLISGVAPIIAPLIGGQVLRFADWRGVFVVLTVVGALLTLLVWRKLDETLPPERRQTGGVGAALRTMRGLFADRVFAGYTLAGGFAFASLFAYISASPFVVQEIYGASAQTFSLLFGVNSLGLIAVGQINGKLLVGRVSMDKVLGCGLAVITAASVALLLMTAGVFGEVGLFAICAGLFVLMSAIGLVLPNTNAQALMRAPHAAGSASALLGTSSFLVGAVASPLVGIAGEDTAVPMALVQATCSFLAVLCFVALCRPWRTSPPTAKATTTASSTAS, translated from the coding sequence ATGCCGGAGCGAGGCCACGCGACAGCGCCCTCGAAGGACTCGTCGCCCGCGATTCCCTCCCCCCTCACCACCGCACCTCCCCTGACGGCCGCCCGCCGGACGGGACTGCTCGTCACCTTCGTCCTCGGCGGACTCACCGCCCTGCCCCCGCTGTCCATGGACATGTACCTGCCGGCCCTGCCGACGGTGACCACCGCCCTGAACAGCCCGGCCGCGACCGTCCAGCTCACCCTCACCGCCTGCCTCGCCGGCATGGCGCTCGGCCAGCTGGTGATCGGCCCGATGAGCGACAAGTGGGGCCGCCGCCGCCCCCTGCTCATCGGCATGGTCGTCTACGTCCTCGCCACCGCCATCTGCGCCTTCGCCCCGACCGTCGAGCTGCTGATCGCCTTCCGGCTGCTCCAGGGCCTGGCCGGCGCGGCCGCGATCGTGATCGCGCGGGCCGTCGTGCGCGATCTGTACGACGGGGTCGAGATGGCCCGGTTCTTCTCCACCCTGATGCTCATATCCGGCGTGGCGCCGATCATCGCCCCGCTCATCGGCGGCCAGGTGCTGCGCTTCGCCGACTGGCGCGGGGTGTTCGTCGTCCTCACCGTCGTGGGGGCCCTGCTGACCCTCCTGGTCTGGCGGAAGCTCGACGAGACCCTGCCGCCCGAGCGGCGCCAGACCGGCGGCGTCGGCGCCGCGCTGCGGACCATGCGCGGACTGTTCGCCGACCGCGTCTTCGCCGGCTACACGCTGGCCGGCGGCTTCGCCTTCGCGTCGCTGTTCGCGTACATCTCCGCCTCGCCGTTCGTCGTGCAGGAGATCTACGGGGCTTCGGCCCAGACCTTCAGCCTGCTGTTCGGCGTCAACTCCCTCGGCCTGATCGCGGTCGGCCAGATCAACGGCAAGCTGCTGGTCGGCCGGGTCAGCATGGACAAGGTCCTGGGGTGCGGGCTCGCGGTCATCACGGCCGCCTCGGTCGCCCTGCTCCTCATGACCGCCGGGGTCTTCGGCGAGGTCGGGCTCTTCGCGATCTGCGCCGGACTGTTCGTCCTGATGTCCGCGATAGGCCTGGTCCTGCCCAACACCAACGCGCAGGCCCTGATGCGCGCCCCGCACGCGGCCGGCTCGGCCTCCGCCCTGCTCGGCACCTCCTCCTTCCTGGTCGGAGCCGTGGCCTCCCCCCTGGTCGGCATCGCGGGCGAGGACACGGCGGTACCCATGGCCCTGGTCCAGGCGACCTGCTCCTTCCTCGCGGTCCTCTGCTTCGTCGCCCTGTGCCGCCCGTGGCGGACCAGCCCGCCGACGGCGAAGGCGACCACGACGGCGAGCTCGACGGCGAGCTGA
- a CDS encoding SDR family oxidoreductase, protein MNARLKQIAVVTGAGSGIGRSVALTLAAAGWAVAVAGRRTEPLEETAEAARAAHPDAEVLCVRADVSDPDDVAALFETVRARYGRVDLLFNNAGTFGPAGVALEDLSYEAWRSVVDVNLTGSFLCAQAAFRVMKAQDPQGGRIINNGSISAHVPRPNSIVYTATKHAMTGLTKSLSLDGRPYGIACGQIDIGNAATEMTERMQTGIMQANGQLAVEPVMDAADVARTVLHMAELPLGANVQFATVMATAMPYIGRG, encoded by the coding sequence ATGAACGCACGCTTGAAGCAGATCGCCGTAGTGACCGGAGCCGGATCCGGGATCGGCCGTTCCGTGGCCCTCACCCTCGCCGCCGCCGGATGGGCGGTGGCCGTGGCCGGCCGCAGGACCGAGCCGCTGGAGGAGACCGCCGAGGCCGCCAGGGCCGCCCACCCGGACGCCGAGGTGCTCTGCGTCCGGGCCGACGTCAGCGACCCGGACGACGTGGCCGCGCTGTTCGAGACCGTCCGGGCGCGCTACGGACGGGTGGACCTGCTCTTCAACAACGCGGGCACCTTCGGCCCGGCCGGGGTCGCGCTGGAGGACCTCTCCTACGAGGCCTGGCGCTCGGTGGTCGACGTCAACCTCACCGGCTCCTTCCTCTGCGCGCAGGCGGCCTTCCGGGTGATGAAGGCCCAGGACCCACAGGGCGGCCGCATCATCAACAACGGCTCCATCTCCGCGCACGTGCCCCGGCCGAACTCGATCGTGTACACCGCGACCAAGCACGCCATGACCGGCCTGACGAAGTCCCTGTCGCTGGACGGGCGTCCGTACGGGATCGCCTGCGGGCAGATCGACATCGGCAACGCGGCCACCGAGATGACCGAGCGGATGCAGACCGGGATCATGCAGGCCAACGGACAGCTCGCGGTGGAGCCCGTCATGGACGCGGCCGACGTGGCGCGCACCGTGCTGCACATGGCCGAGCTCCCGCTCGGGGCGAACGTGCAGTTCGCCACGGTGATGGCGACCGCGATGCCCTACATCGGGCGCGGCTGA
- a CDS encoding PhzF family phenazine biosynthesis protein: MTDVLRYTAFSDDPAGGNPAGVVLDAAGLDEAAMLKIAAELDYSETAFLTAPPEGLDGAPGRAFTVRYFSPKAEVPFCGHATVATAVALGERIGPGELVLATRAGTVPVSVTREDGAGGLRATLTSVEPHTEDLDPADLAEALAALDWPAADLDPAFPPRIAYAGARHLVLGAATRARLADLAYDFDRLEALMQRLDLTTVQLVFRAGPAEFHVRNPFPVGGVVEDPATGAAAAAFGAYAREIGLVPDAAVLTLHQGADMGRPGVLTVELRSGDSRVRVGGAGALIP, encoded by the coding sequence ATGACTGACGTACTGCGCTACACCGCCTTCTCCGACGACCCGGCCGGCGGCAACCCCGCCGGTGTCGTCCTCGACGCCGCGGGCCTCGACGAGGCCGCCATGCTGAAGATCGCCGCCGAACTGGACTACAGCGAGACGGCCTTCCTCACCGCCCCGCCCGAGGGCCTCGACGGGGCGCCGGGCAGGGCCTTCACCGTGCGCTACTTCAGCCCCAAGGCGGAGGTCCCCTTCTGCGGGCACGCCACCGTGGCCACCGCCGTGGCACTGGGCGAGCGGATCGGCCCCGGCGAGCTGGTCCTCGCCACCCGCGCGGGCACGGTCCCGGTGTCGGTGACCCGGGAGGACGGGGCCGGCGGCCTGCGCGCCACCCTGACCAGCGTCGAACCCCACACCGAGGACCTGGACCCGGCCGACCTCGCCGAGGCCCTGGCCGCACTGGACTGGCCGGCCGCCGACCTGGACCCGGCGTTCCCGCCGCGGATCGCCTACGCCGGAGCCCGCCACCTGGTGCTCGGCGCCGCCACCCGGGCCCGGCTCGCCGACCTCGCGTACGACTTCGACCGGCTGGAGGCGCTGATGCAGCGCCTCGACCTCACCACCGTGCAGCTCGTGTTCCGGGCGGGCCCGGCGGAGTTCCACGTGCGCAACCCCTTCCCGGTCGGCGGCGTCGTCGAGGACCCGGCGACCGGCGCGGCCGCGGCCGCCTTCGGGGCGTACGCCCGCGAGATCGGCCTCGTCCCGGACGCAGCCGTCCTGACCCTCCACCAGGGCGCCGACATGGGCCGCCCCGGCGTGCTCACCGTCGAGCTGCGCTCCGGCGACAGCCGGGTCCGGGTGGGCGGCGCGGGCGCGCTGATCCCGTAG
- a CDS encoding GNAT family N-acetyltransferase, which yields MRIEGTIQEYAVLPSGLAEQVAGLEAQAWPGSSPGHDPALAPRAVLLLDADGRVAACLALLHKPVRLADGRTYRAAGLSGVVTRADVRGRGYGGRLVAAARAGLAADPAVDLALFSCDPELVPFYEAAGFEVLPGTVLVGGTPAEPLATDAPGLGKTVLGAFFARGAGGAGAASAADGEGRADDEGRADQVRAAFTGIRVPLYPGTIDRLW from the coding sequence GTGCGGATCGAGGGGACCATCCAGGAGTACGCGGTCCTGCCCTCCGGGCTCGCCGAGCAGGTGGCGGGTCTGGAGGCGCAGGCCTGGCCCGGGTCTTCCCCCGGGCACGACCCGGCGCTCGCCCCGCGCGCGGTCCTGCTCCTGGACGCCGACGGGCGGGTCGCCGCCTGCCTGGCGCTCCTCCACAAGCCGGTCCGGCTCGCGGACGGGCGTACGTACCGCGCGGCCGGGCTGAGCGGCGTGGTCACCCGGGCCGACGTACGGGGGCGCGGGTACGGGGGCCGGCTGGTGGCGGCGGCCCGCGCCGGGCTCGCCGCCGATCCGGCGGTGGACCTGGCGCTGTTCAGCTGCGACCCGGAGCTGGTCCCGTTCTACGAGGCGGCCGGCTTCGAGGTGCTGCCCGGCACGGTCCTGGTCGGCGGCACCCCCGCGGAGCCGCTCGCCACGGACGCCCCGGGCCTCGGCAAGACGGTGCTCGGGGCGTTCTTCGCCCGTGGTGCGGGCGGCGCCGGCGCGGCATCCGCCGCGGACGGTGAAGGCCGCGCGGACGACGAAGGCCGCGCGGACCAGGTCCGCGCGGCCTTCACCGGCATCCGCGTCCCCCTCTACCCGGGGACGATCGACAGGCTGTGGTGA
- the efeU gene encoding iron uptake transporter permease EfeU gives MFSNYLIGLREGLEASLVVCILIAYLVKTGNKAKLGPLWLGVGLAAALSLAFGAGLEFGTQELTFKAQEAIGGTLSIVAVGLVTWMVFWMKRTARHLKAELQGKLDAALAMGTGALVATAFLAVGREGLETSLFVWRSVHAAGDGAAPLIGVLLGIGSSILLGWLFYRGALKINLAKFFTWTGGMLVVVAAGVLAYGVHDLQEADFLPGLTNKAFDISATIPPDSWYGTLLKGTFNFQPDPTVLQLIVWALYLVPVLALFLAPSLVKRTKPKPGSESEPESKPESAPSGS, from the coding sequence GTGTTCAGCAACTATCTGATCGGGCTGCGCGAGGGGCTGGAAGCCAGCCTCGTCGTCTGCATCCTCATCGCCTACCTGGTCAAGACCGGGAACAAGGCCAAGCTGGGCCCGCTGTGGCTGGGCGTCGGCCTGGCCGCCGCCCTGTCCCTGGCCTTCGGCGCGGGCCTCGAATTCGGCACGCAGGAACTGACCTTCAAGGCGCAGGAGGCGATCGGCGGCACCCTGTCGATCGTCGCGGTCGGCCTGGTCACCTGGATGGTCTTCTGGATGAAGCGCACCGCGCGGCACCTGAAGGCCGAGCTCCAGGGCAAGCTCGACGCGGCGCTCGCGATGGGCACCGGCGCCCTGGTGGCGACGGCGTTCCTGGCCGTCGGCCGGGAGGGCCTGGAGACCTCGCTGTTCGTGTGGCGCTCGGTCCACGCGGCCGGTGACGGTGCGGCCCCGCTGATCGGCGTGCTGCTCGGCATCGGGTCGTCGATCCTGCTGGGCTGGCTGTTCTACCGCGGCGCGCTGAAGATCAACCTGGCGAAGTTCTTCACGTGGACCGGCGGCATGCTGGTCGTGGTCGCCGCGGGCGTGCTCGCGTACGGCGTCCACGACCTCCAGGAGGCCGACTTCCTGCCGGGGCTGACCAACAAGGCCTTCGACATCAGCGCGACGATCCCGCCGGACAGCTGGTACGGGACCCTGCTCAAGGGCACCTTCAACTTCCAGCCGGACCCGACCGTGCTCCAGCTGATCGTGTGGGCCCTGTACCTGGTGCCGGTGCTGGCCCTGTTCCTGGCGCCGTCGCTGGTCAAGCGCACGAAGCCCAAGCCGGGGTCGGAGTCGGAGCCGGAGTCGAAGCCGGAGTCCGCGCCCAGCGGCTCCTGA
- the efeB gene encoding iron uptake transporter deferrochelatase/peroxidase subunit, with product MSESVPGQQPAQDHTQGTPEQAGQAGPASGAPSRRAVLGWGGAGLALGAAAAGGTAIALNSGPDMVSAASAGAAVPFHGEHQAGISSAVQDRLHFAAFDVKTKDRAELVQLLKDWTEAARLMTTGQPVGEGGYGGLPEAPPDDTGEALGLKASRLTLTIGFGPGLFAKGRFGLEGKRPGALIDLELFPGDNLDQARSGGDLCVQACADDPQVAVHAIRQLARIGFGKTAVRWSQLGFGKTSSTTPDEQTPRNMMGFKDGTRNISGTDKAALDKHVWVGAGDGSDWLTGGSYLVARRIRMNIETWDRTPLGEQEDIFGRDKGEGAPVGKSKERDEPFLKAMKPEAHVRLAHPDTNNGATILRRGYSFTDGTDGLGRLDAGLFFLAYQRDVRTGFVPIQRKLAKSDVLNEYIQHVGSAVFAVPPGVRDKDDWWGRTLFA from the coding sequence ATGAGCGAGTCGGTGCCCGGGCAGCAGCCCGCGCAGGACCACACGCAGGGCACGCCGGAGCAGGCGGGCCAGGCGGGCCCGGCCTCGGGCGCGCCCTCGCGCCGGGCCGTCCTCGGCTGGGGCGGCGCGGGCCTCGCGCTCGGCGCGGCGGCGGCCGGCGGTACGGCCATCGCCCTGAACTCGGGCCCCGACATGGTCTCGGCGGCTTCGGCCGGCGCGGCCGTGCCGTTCCACGGTGAGCACCAGGCGGGCATCTCCAGTGCCGTCCAGGACCGCCTGCACTTCGCCGCCTTCGACGTGAAGACGAAGGACCGGGCCGAACTGGTCCAGCTCCTCAAGGACTGGACCGAGGCGGCCCGCCTGATGACGACCGGGCAGCCCGTCGGCGAGGGCGGCTACGGCGGCCTTCCGGAGGCCCCGCCGGACGACACGGGCGAGGCGCTGGGTCTGAAGGCCTCCCGCCTCACCCTGACCATCGGTTTCGGGCCGGGCCTGTTCGCCAAGGGCCGCTTCGGCCTGGAGGGCAAGCGCCCGGGCGCCCTGATCGACCTGGAGCTCTTCCCCGGCGACAACCTCGACCAGGCCCGCTCGGGCGGCGACCTGTGCGTGCAGGCCTGCGCCGACGACCCGCAGGTCGCGGTGCACGCCATCCGCCAGCTCGCCCGCATCGGCTTCGGCAAGACGGCCGTGCGCTGGTCGCAGCTGGGCTTCGGCAAGACCTCCTCGACCACGCCGGACGAGCAGACCCCGCGCAACATGATGGGCTTCAAGGACGGCACCCGGAACATCTCGGGCACCGACAAGGCCGCCCTGGACAAGCACGTGTGGGTCGGCGCCGGCGACGGCAGCGACTGGCTGACCGGTGGCTCGTACCTCGTGGCTCGCCGGATCCGGATGAACATCGAGACGTGGGACCGCACGCCCCTGGGCGAGCAGGAGGACATCTTCGGCCGCGACAAGGGCGAGGGTGCCCCCGTCGGCAAGTCCAAGGAGCGCGACGAGCCGTTCCTGAAGGCGATGAAGCCCGAGGCGCACGTCCGCCTCGCGCACCCCGACACCAACAACGGTGCGACGATCCTGCGCCGCGGCTACTCCTTCACCGACGGCACCGACGGACTGGGCCGCCTCGACGCGGGCCTGTTCTTCCTCGCCTACCAGCGCGACGTGCGCACCGGCTTCGTACCGATCCAGCGCAAGCTGGCGAAGTCCGACGTCCTCAACGAATACATCCAGCACGTGGGTTCGGCCGTCTTCGCCGTCCCGCCGGGCGTCCGCGACAAGGACGACTGGTGGGGCCGGACGCTGTTCGCGTAA
- the efeO gene encoding iron uptake system protein EfeO produces MRPVRFSVVTAAAVVAALTAVTGCSEKSDASGDGTIKVAASDSACEVSTKEFPAGKVAFEVENKGSKVTELYVLFPDDRIVAERENIGPGTKATITAELKAGDYEIACKPGMKGDGIRQQVKATGTGGTEKRSPEADAAVAAYRKYVQEQADETIPKAQAFADAVKAGDVEAAKKAYAPSRIGWERTEPVAESFGDIDPKVDVREDGLEAGQEWTGWHKLEKSLFADNKIDDADKKLAETLMADLAVWQKKVGQAEITPTSMANGAKELLDEVATGKVTGEEERYSHTDLVDFKANVEGAEKAFELLKPITSKTDPALTAELDKQFAALNNLLEKYRPNKAAYEFVSYDKVGEAERKELSDGVNALAEPLSKLAAAAAK; encoded by the coding sequence ATGCGTCCCGTCCGCTTCTCCGTCGTCACCGCGGCAGCCGTCGTGGCCGCCCTCACCGCGGTCACCGGCTGCTCCGAGAAGAGCGACGCGTCCGGCGACGGCACCATCAAGGTGGCGGCCTCCGACTCCGCCTGCGAGGTCTCCACCAAGGAGTTCCCCGCGGGCAAGGTCGCCTTCGAGGTCGAGAACAAGGGCTCCAAGGTCACCGAGCTCTACGTGCTCTTCCCCGACGACCGCATCGTCGCCGAGCGCGAGAACATCGGCCCCGGCACCAAGGCCACCATCACCGCCGAGCTCAAGGCGGGCGACTACGAGATCGCCTGCAAGCCCGGCATGAAGGGCGACGGCATCCGCCAGCAGGTCAAGGCCACCGGCACGGGCGGCACGGAGAAGCGCAGCCCCGAGGCCGACGCCGCGGTCGCCGCGTACCGCAAGTACGTGCAGGAGCAGGCCGACGAGACCATCCCCAAGGCGCAGGCCTTCGCGGACGCGGTCAAGGCCGGCGACGTCGAGGCCGCGAAGAAGGCGTACGCCCCCTCGCGCATCGGCTGGGAGCGCACCGAGCCGGTCGCCGAGTCCTTCGGCGACATCGACCCGAAGGTGGACGTCCGTGAGGACGGCCTGGAGGCCGGCCAGGAATGGACCGGCTGGCACAAGCTGGAGAAGTCCCTCTTCGCGGACAACAAGATCGACGACGCGGACAAGAAGCTCGCCGAGACCCTGATGGCCGACCTGGCCGTGTGGCAGAAGAAGGTCGGCCAGGCCGAGATCACCCCCACCTCGATGGCGAACGGCGCCAAGGAGCTCCTCGACGAGGTCGCCACCGGCAAGGTGACGGGTGAGGAAGAGCGCTACAGCCACACCGACCTGGTCGACTTCAAGGCCAACGTCGAGGGCGCCGAGAAGGCCTTCGAGCTGCTCAAGCCGATCACCTCGAAGACGGACCCCGCGCTCACCGCCGAGCTGGACAAGCAGTTCGCGGCGCTGAACAACCTGCTGGAGAAGTACCGCCCGAACAAGGCCGCCTACGAGTTCGTCTCGTACGACAAGGTCGGCGAGGCCGAGCGCAAGGAGCTCTCCGACGGCGTCAACGCCCTGGCCGAGCCGCTCTCGAAGCTCGCCGCCGCGGCCGCGAAGTAA
- a CDS encoding heme ABC transporter ATP-binding protein, with the protein MSVRFAAFRRNGRTVPARPAPGAPLAEVTDLRVRLGGREVLAGIGLTVRAGEVLALVGPNGAGKSTLLAALSGDLPAASGEVRIDGRPMGDWPAPELALRRAVLPQSAELAFPFPVEDVVRMGRAPWAGTEAAGSDEEAVAAAMAATEVTGFAARPFSGLSGGERARVALARVLAQGAPLLMLDEPTAALDLRHQELVLRICRERAAAGDGVVVVLHDLGLAAAYADRVAVLHDGRIAVDGPPSEVFEDGLLSRVYRQPVEVFPHPRTGAPLVVPVRDGGPERPGASDSAVRNGHPGLTSA; encoded by the coding sequence ATGAGCGTCCGGTTCGCCGCGTTCCGCAGGAACGGGCGCACCGTTCCCGCCCGGCCCGCCCCCGGTGCGCCGCTCGCCGAGGTCACGGACCTGCGCGTACGGCTCGGCGGGCGCGAGGTGCTCGCCGGGATCGGGCTGACCGTGCGCGCCGGGGAGGTGCTGGCCCTGGTCGGGCCGAACGGCGCGGGCAAGTCCACGCTGCTGGCGGCCCTGTCCGGGGACCTGCCGGCCGCCTCCGGGGAGGTCCGGATCGACGGCCGCCCGATGGGCGACTGGCCGGCCCCCGAGCTGGCCCTGCGCCGGGCGGTGCTCCCCCAATCGGCCGAACTGGCCTTCCCCTTTCCCGTGGAGGACGTCGTACGGATGGGCCGCGCCCCCTGGGCGGGCACCGAGGCGGCCGGCTCCGACGAGGAGGCGGTGGCCGCCGCCATGGCCGCCACCGAGGTGACGGGTTTCGCGGCCCGCCCGTTCTCGGGGCTCTCGGGCGGCGAGCGGGCCCGGGTCGCGCTGGCCCGCGTACTGGCGCAGGGCGCCCCGCTGCTGATGCTGGACGAGCCGACGGCGGCGCTGGACCTGCGCCACCAGGAGCTGGTGCTGCGGATCTGCCGGGAGCGGGCGGCGGCCGGGGACGGGGTCGTGGTGGTCCTGCACGACCTGGGCCTGGCGGCGGCGTACGCGGACCGGGTCGCCGTGCTGCACGACGGCCGGATCGCGGTGGACGGCCCGCCGTCGGAGGTGTTCGAGGACGGGCTGCTGAGCCGGGTCTACCGCCAGCCGGTGGAGGTCTTCCCGCACCCGCGCACCGGGGCGCCGCTGGTGGTCCCCGTACGGGACGGCGGGCCGGAGCGGCCCGGAGCGAGTGATTCCGCCGTACGGAACGGGCACCCGGGCTTGACCTCCGCTTGA
- a CDS encoding FecCD family ABC transporter permease, giving the protein MSLSYDQAPETPPGAGPLPAPGAASRALPTAAGAPPRRRWGSAWLTGALAAVLVLLALVSAGVGAYEIPLGEVVGSVQHRLGLGGAALDRVGESVLWNVRLPRVVLALLVGAGLGCAGALMQGVFGNPLAEPGVIGISAGAAVGAVAAIGLGLTFFGNWTITACAFVAGLITVGAVYLLSRNGGRTEVVTLILTGIAVNAFAGALIGLFVFFADSGQVNQITFWQLGSLAQATWPKVLAVLPCALAGLLIAPFYARKLDLLSLGERPARHLGVDVERLRLALILVVALLTAAAVAVAGIITFVGLLVPHLLRMANGPGHRFLVPGSALAGAVVLVAGDLAARTLAQPAELPLGVLTALLGSPFFFWLLRRTRRKQGGWA; this is encoded by the coding sequence GTGTCCCTCTCGTACGACCAAGCCCCCGAGACGCCGCCCGGAGCGGGCCCCCTTCCCGCTCCCGGGGCGGCGTCCCGGGCCCTGCCCACCGCCGCCGGCGCACCGCCCCGGCGGCGGTGGGGTTCCGCCTGGCTCACCGGCGCGCTGGCCGCCGTACTCGTCCTGCTCGCGCTGGTCTCCGCCGGCGTGGGGGCGTACGAGATCCCGCTCGGGGAGGTGGTCGGGTCGGTGCAGCACCGCCTCGGCCTCGGGGGCGCCGCCCTCGACCGGGTCGGGGAGAGCGTGCTGTGGAACGTACGGCTGCCCCGCGTGGTGCTCGCCCTGCTCGTCGGGGCCGGCCTCGGCTGCGCCGGGGCGCTGATGCAGGGGGTGTTCGGCAATCCGCTGGCCGAGCCCGGGGTCATTGGGATCTCGGCGGGCGCGGCCGTCGGCGCGGTCGCCGCGATCGGGCTGGGCCTGACCTTCTTCGGCAACTGGACCATCACCGCCTGCGCGTTCGTCGCGGGGCTGATCACCGTCGGCGCCGTGTACCTGCTGTCCCGCAACGGCGGCCGGACCGAGGTCGTCACCCTCATCCTGACCGGCATCGCCGTCAACGCCTTCGCGGGCGCCCTGATCGGGCTGTTCGTCTTCTTCGCCGACAGCGGCCAGGTCAACCAGATCACCTTCTGGCAGCTCGGCTCCCTCGCCCAGGCCACCTGGCCCAAGGTGCTGGCCGTCCTGCCCTGCGCCCTCGCCGGGCTGCTGATCGCCCCCTTCTACGCGCGCAAGCTGGACCTGCTGTCCCTCGGCGAGCGTCCCGCCCGTCACCTCGGCGTCGACGTGGAGCGGCTGCGCCTGGCGCTGATCCTGGTCGTCGCGCTGCTGACGGCGGCGGCCGTGGCCGTGGCCGGGATCATCACCTTCGTCGGGCTGCTCGTGCCGCACCTGCTGCGCATGGCCAACGGTCCGGGGCACCGGTTCCTGGTGCCCGGCAGCGCGCTCGCCGGAGCGGTGGTGCTGGTCGCCGGGGACCTGGCCGCCCGGACGCTCGCCCAGCCCGCCGAGCTGCCGCTCGGCGTCCTGACCGCCCTGCTCGGCAGCCCGTTCTTCTTCTGGCTGCTGCGCCGCACCCGCCGCAAGCAAGGAGGCTGGGCATGA